The Lachnospiraceae bacterium genome window below encodes:
- a CDS encoding RnfABCDGE type electron transport complex subunit D: MAEEQLLYTSTSPHERASHSTASIMRDVIFAMIPIVIFSSLYFGIRALVIIVLSVVSAVLSEYIWQKVTKQKVTVSDCSAIVTGMLLAFNLPASVPWWMPIVGSAFAIIIVKQIFGGIGQNFMNPALAGRCFLLVAWSSAMVTFQIDGVTVATPLAMMQSEAGEIPSKLSCFLGVIPGSLGETSTVLILLGGIYLILRKVIDYIIPVSYIGTVLILSYLLGQDGIYQILTGGLMLGAFFMATDYTTSPMNKAGKWIMGVGCGLLTVLIRFYGGYPEGVSFSILLMNLCVPLIDRFTMPRVFGTSSKKAAKKKEEKSA; encoded by the coding sequence ATGGCAGAAGAGCAGCTTTTATATACATCTACATCACCCCATGAAAGAGCATCGCACTCTACAGCTTCTATTATGCGCGATGTTATTTTTGCTATGATTCCGATCGTTATTTTTTCTTCTTTATATTTTGGAATCAGAGCGCTTGTTATCATTGTTCTATCTGTTGTCTCTGCTGTACTTTCAGAATATATCTGGCAAAAAGTAACTAAGCAAAAGGTAACGGTTTCAGATTGCAGTGCTATTGTAACAGGAATGCTTTTGGCATTTAATTTACCAGCTAGTGTTCCGTGGTGGATGCCGATTGTCGGTTCTGCATTTGCTATTATTATTGTCAAGCAGATTTTTGGCGGCATCGGCCAAAACTTTATGAATCCTGCACTGGCTGGCCGCTGCTTTTTATTGGTAGCATGGTCCTCTGCTATGGTGACGTTCCAAATTGATGGCGTTACAGTTGCTACGCCTTTAGCCATGATGCAAAGCGAGGCGGGGGAGATTCCTAGTAAGCTTAGCTGCTTTTTAGGCGTGATTCCCGGAAGCTTGGGAGAGACGTCGACAGTATTAATCTTGCTGGGCGGGATTTATCTAATTCTGCGCAAAGTGATCGATTATATTATTCCGGTTTCTTATATTGGAACGGTATTGATTCTTTCCTATTTGCTGGGACAGGATGGTATCTATCAGATTTTAACCGGCGGCTTAATGCTGGGAGCCTTCTTTATGGCAACTGACTATACAACTTCTCCGATGAATAAGGCTGGAAAATGGATCATGGGAGTAGGCTGTGGGCTGTTAACTGTCTTAATTCGTTTTTATGGCGGATATCCAGAGGGCGTTTCTTTTTCTATTTTATTGATGAACTTATGCGTACCTTTAATTGATCGTTTTACGATGCCGCGTGTGTTTGGAACCTCTTCTAAAAAGGCTGCTAAGAAAAAGGAGGAGAAATCAGCATGA
- a CDS encoding electron transport complex subunit E, whose protein sequence is MAKISEHLKRGLVTENPTFIQVLGMCPTLATTTSALNGLGMGLSVTVVLIGANLVISLLRKAIPDKIRIPAFIVVIASFVTIIDLLLQALFYDTLYQSLGLFIPLIVVNCIILGRAEAYASKHGPVDSALDGLGMGLGFTVALTVLGAVREILGAGSLFGLQVMPSAYQPAAIMIMAPGAFFALGILLAVFNAVRKKSEKKKGE, encoded by the coding sequence ATGGCTAAAATAAGTGAGCATTTAAAACGCGGATTGGTCACTGAAAACCCTACTTTTATCCAAGTACTCGGGATGTGTCCAACCTTAGCCACCACAACATCAGCCTTAAATGGTTTAGGTATGGGGTTATCCGTAACGGTAGTTTTGATCGGGGCTAATCTGGTTATATCGCTTTTACGAAAGGCGATTCCTGATAAAATTCGAATTCCTGCTTTTATTGTGGTAATTGCTTCTTTTGTTACCATTATTGATTTGCTGTTGCAGGCACTTTTTTATGATACACTGTATCAGAGCTTAGGATTATTTATTCCATTGATTGTTGTAAACTGCATTATTTTAGGCCGGGCAGAAGCATATGCTTCTAAACATGGTCCTGTAGATTCAGCGCTCGATGGATTAGGAATGGGGCTTGGATTTACGGTAGCGCTGACAGTTTTAGGAGCTGTACGTGAGATCTTAGGTGCGGGCTCTCTTTTTGGACTGCAGGTGATGCCATCTGCCTATCAACCAGCCGCCATCATGATTATGGCGCCGGGTGCCTTTTTTGCTCTGGGAATTTTGCTTGCGGTCTTTAATGCTGTTCGCAAGAAAAGCGAAAAGAAAAAGGGGGAATAA
- the rsxA gene encoding electron transport complex subunit RsxA → MASLITILISSIFVNNFVMSRFMGICPFLGVSKKLDSAVGMGLAVTFVMTVASAFSYLVYTLVLVPLHKEYLYTIAFILVIASLVQFVEMVIQKISPALYSSLGVYLPLITTNCAVLGVAVLNMQSGYNMLESVVNGFAGGLGFMMGIVLFAGIRERTEHNKILSCFEGFPIALISAGLMAIAFLGFQGLI, encoded by the coding sequence ATGGCATCACTCATTACCATTCTTATCAGCTCTATTTTCGTAAATAATTTTGTAATGTCGCGCTTTATGGGCATTTGTCCTTTCTTAGGCGTTTCTAAAAAGCTGGATTCTGCAGTTGGCATGGGACTTGCCGTTACTTTTGTCATGACAGTGGCCTCTGCATTTTCCTATCTGGTTTATACGTTAGTTTTGGTTCCTCTTCATAAAGAGTACTTATACACAATTGCGTTTATTTTGGTCATCGCTTCTTTGGTACAATTTGTGGAAATGGTTATTCAAAAAATTAGTCCTGCACTTTATTCGTCACTTGGCGTATATTTACCCCTGATTACGACAAATTGTGCCGTGTTGGGAGTGGCGGTGCTCAACATGCAATCTGGCTATAATATGCTGGAAAGCGTTGTAAATGGATTTGCAGGCGGATTAGGATTTATGATGGGTATCGTATTATTTGCAGGGATCCGCGAAAGAACGGAACATAATAAAATTCTTTCCTGTTTTGAAGGATTTCCGATTGCACTTATTTCTGCAGGATTAATGGCGATTGCATTCCTTGGCTTTCAAGGGTTGATCTAA
- a CDS encoding DUF4321 domain-containing protein, with the protein MSVKGKSTLTLFLFIFAGIVLGGFLGNWLGQYDFFYWLAYGKSFGLETVTLNLSVIQLTFGFQFSINLASIIGIFISILIYRKI; encoded by the coding sequence ATGTCAGTAAAAGGAAAAAGTACGCTCACGTTATTTTTATTTATTTTTGCAGGAATTGTTTTAGGCGGATTTTTGGGAAACTGGCTGGGACAATATGATTTTTTCTATTGGCTTGCATATGGAAAGTCATTTGGGCTTGAAACAGTTACCTTAAATTTGAGTGTGATTCAACTCACATTTGGCTTTCAATTCAGTATTAATTTAGCGTCTATCATTGGAATTTTTATTTCCATTCTTATTTATAGAAAAATATAA
- a CDS encoding RnfABCDGE type electron transport complex subunit B has translation MIWNVLIPLLILGILGIVFGLLLGYASKKFAVPQDPLFPELRDALPGANCGACGYAGCDAYAKAVAAGEAAVGKCPVGGAKTAEAMGKIMGVAAETGDRMVAYIRCSGNKDVAGDRYQYHGIHSCNEAAMIPGGGPKLCAYGCLGFGSCLAVCSFDAIQIVNGVAKVDEKKCKACGSCIKACPKNLISMVPASLSVRPSCSNPERGKEVKEVCQVGCIGCGLCMRACEAGAIKMENGLPQIDASLCTGCHACAEKCPVKIIHLAE, from the coding sequence ATGATTTGGAATGTTCTGATTCCTTTACTTATTCTTGGAATACTGGGGATTGTTTTTGGATTGCTGCTGGGATATGCTTCCAAGAAATTTGCAGTACCGCAAGATCCGCTATTTCCTGAATTGAGAGACGCGCTCCCGGGCGCCAATTGCGGGGCCTGTGGGTATGCCGGATGTGATGCCTATGCGAAGGCTGTAGCAGCAGGAGAAGCGGCTGTAGGAAAATGTCCGGTTGGAGGCGCTAAGACGGCAGAGGCGATGGGAAAAATTATGGGTGTTGCAGCAGAAACAGGAGATCGTATGGTAGCCTACATACGCTGCAGCGGAAATAAGGATGTTGCCGGCGACCGATACCAGTATCATGGCATTCACAGCTGTAATGAGGCCGCTATGATACCGGGAGGAGGGCCAAAGCTGTGTGCATATGGTTGTTTAGGCTTTGGCAGCTGTCTTGCAGTTTGCTCCTTTGATGCCATTCAGATTGTAAACGGCGTAGCGAAGGTTGATGAGAAAAAGTGCAAGGCTTGTGGCAGCTGTATAAAAGCATGTCCTAAAAATTTGATTTCTATGGTTCCTGCTTCATTATCGGTTAGACCTTCTTGTTCTAATCCTGAACGAGGAAAAGAGGTAAAAGAGGTATGTCAGGTTGGCTGTATTGGATGCGGGCTTTGTATGAGGGCTTGTGAAGCCGGCGCAATAAAAATGGAAAATGGGCTGCCGCAGATAGATGCTTCTCTGTGTACAGGATGTCATGCCTGCGCAGAAAAATGTCCGGTTAAGATTATCCATTTAGCGGAATAA
- a CDS encoding rod shape-determining protein, translating into MFLQKGLGIDLGTANTLVFLKGEGIIVNEPSVVALNSDTREVVAVGDEAKRMIGRTPGNIIAVRPMKDGVIADYSTTKAMLQYFIRKVVNQRFGKKPNLVICIPYGITEVERRAIIDVSLQAGASEKGTYLIEEPMAAAIGAGMPVENAMGSMVVDIGGGTTEVAVISLGGIVTSKSLRVAGDAMDEAIVSYIKRTYNLMIGERTAEQMKMTIGTAYVDENTPEERMSIKGRDVMSGLPRTVEINNFQVAEAIYEPVMTMIDAIKVTLEKTPPELSADILDTGIMLTGGGALLKGLDRMIERNTGMIVNIAENPLDCVANGTGIVLESLDRLKNVLVPARLTD; encoded by the coding sequence ATGTTTTTACAAAAAGGCCTAGGAATTGACCTAGGAACAGCTAATACATTAGTTTTTTTAAAAGGCGAGGGGATTATCGTTAATGAGCCTTCTGTGGTGGCCCTTAATTCGGATACGCGTGAGGTAGTCGCCGTTGGTGATGAAGCCAAAAGGATGATAGGGCGTACACCAGGGAATATTATTGCAGTACGTCCTATGAAGGATGGCGTCATTGCTGATTATTCAACAACGAAAGCGATGCTGCAATATTTTATTCGAAAGGTTGTCAATCAGAGGTTTGGTAAAAAACCCAATCTGGTGATCTGTATTCCCTATGGAATTACGGAAGTAGAGCGAAGAGCCATTATTGATGTTTCTCTGCAGGCAGGCGCTAGTGAAAAAGGAACCTATTTGATTGAAGAACCAATGGCCGCCGCTATTGGTGCTGGTATGCCGGTAGAAAATGCGATGGGAAGTATGGTCGTTGATATCGGTGGCGGAACAACAGAGGTTGCTGTCATTTCTTTAGGTGGTATTGTGACAAGCAAGTCTTTAAGGGTAGCAGGCGATGCAATGGATGAAGCGATTGTATCTTATATTAAGCGTACCTATAATTTAATGATCGGAGAACGAACTGCCGAGCAGATGAAAATGACAATTGGCACTGCTTATGTGGATGAAAATACACCGGAAGAAAGAATGAGTATCAAGGGGCGTGACGTAATGTCTGGGCTTCCTCGAACAGTTGAGATCAATAATTTTCAAGTAGCAGAGGCTATCTACGAACCTGTTATGACAATGATTGATGCCATTAAGGTTACTTTAGAAAAGACCCCGCCAGAGCTTTCAGCAGATATTTTGGATACAGGGATCATGCTCACAGGCGGCGGAGCGTTGCTCAAAGGACTTGATCGCATGATTGAAAGAAATACAGGAATGATTGTTAATATTGCAGAAAATCCTTTAGATTGTGTGGCAAATGGGACAGGAATCGTACTAGAATCTCTGGACCGACTGAAAAATGTTTTGGTACCGGCTCGTTTAACAGATTAA
- a CDS encoding methylglyoxal synthase: MNIGFIAHDNKKTLMQNFCVAYHHILSKHDLCATGTTGRRIEEVTNLHIKKFLTGSFGEQQLCAQIDNDTIDMVIFLRDPETSKPHEPNLANVVLHCDAHNIPVATNLATAELLILALDRGDLDWRTLYK; the protein is encoded by the coding sequence GTGAATATTGGTTTCATTGCCCATGACAACAAAAAAACTCTTATGCAGAATTTTTGTGTAGCATATCATCATATTTTGTCAAAGCATGATTTATGTGCTACCGGAACAACCGGCCGCCGAATTGAAGAAGTGACTAATTTACACATCAAAAAATTCTTAACCGGTTCTTTTGGCGAGCAGCAGCTCTGTGCACAGATAGATAACGATACGATTGATATGGTCATTTTTTTACGGGATCCGGAAACCAGTAAGCCACATGAGCCTAATTTGGCCAATGTGGTATTGCATTGTGATGCACATAATATACCGGTAGCAACGAATCTGGCTACTGCTGAATTATTGATTTTAGCGCTTGATCGTGGGGACTTAGATTGGCGTACACTTTATAAATAA
- a CDS encoding rod shape-determining protein RodA has translation MLRTENFKYFDGWVLLLVTILVLFGTVMIGSANGWVYDSEHFFLDSLMIKQLIGYVLGLIAILLIMLCDYSFLKMIAIPAYGIVLILLVLVLQFGTGADENDNVRRWLPLIGDFNIQPSELCKISLTLILGWFLDKFQDRIHRFGIILIAVLIILVPLFLVYKEPDLSTSLVILAIAGATLFSAKLPWRYVIPGLILMIIFVIVVYYDAISPTPRLLGEYQVDRILAWLHPEEYALTTAYQTIQSRTAIGSGALYGVGIFHNSGMVPVPTTDFIFGIIGEELGFVGCSIVILLFLSLALRILRIASHAEDLFGKLICIGIATMIAFQSAIHMGVSTAVLPNTGLPLPFVSYGLSSLTANMIGIGLVLRINAENKKIRLRRYGM, from the coding sequence ATGTTACGAACGGAAAATTTTAAATATTTTGATGGTTGGGTTTTATTGCTGGTTACCATACTGGTGCTCTTCGGTACCGTTATGATTGGCAGCGCAAATGGATGGGTATATGATAGCGAGCATTTTTTTCTGGATAGTCTGATGATTAAGCAGCTTATTGGCTATGTATTAGGTTTAATTGCCATCCTGCTGATCATGTTATGTGATTACTCTTTTTTAAAGATGATCGCGATCCCTGCCTATGGGATAGTTCTGATTTTATTAGTTCTCGTTTTGCAATTTGGCACAGGGGCTGATGAAAATGATAATGTCAGGAGATGGTTACCGCTTATCGGTGATTTTAATATTCAGCCTTCAGAGTTATGTAAAATTTCACTGACGCTGATACTTGGATGGTTTCTTGATAAGTTTCAGGACCGAATTCATCGTTTTGGTATCATACTCATCGCAGTTTTGATTATTCTAGTGCCTTTATTTTTAGTTTATAAGGAACCAGATCTTTCTACTTCATTGGTTATCCTTGCGATTGCAGGTGCTACTTTATTTTCTGCTAAATTGCCATGGCGATATGTCATTCCCGGTCTCATTCTAATGATTATATTTGTTATCGTTGTTTATTATGATGCGATCAGCCCGACACCGCGTCTTTTAGGAGAATACCAAGTTGATCGTATTTTGGCCTGGTTACATCCGGAAGAGTATGCTCTGACGACTGCATATCAAACAATTCAATCACGGACGGCTATTGGTTCTGGCGCATTATATGGTGTGGGTATTTTTCATAATAGCGGTATGGTTCCTGTGCCAACGACAGATTTCATTTTTGGGATTATTGGCGAGGAGCTCGGCTTTGTCGGATGTAGTATTGTCATTTTATTGTTTCTTTCTTTAGCACTTAGGATTTTACGGATCGCTTCCCACGCAGAAGATTTGTTTGGAAAACTAATTTGTATTGGTATTGCAACGATGATTGCCTTTCAGTCAGCAATTCATATGGGAGTATCCACTGCAGTCTTACCAAATACCGGTTTGCCGTTACCATTTGTTAGCTATGGACTTAGTTCTTTAACAGCGAATATGATAGGCATTGGATTGGTACTTCGTATTAACGCAGAAAATAAAAAAATTAGATTAAGGAGGTATGGAATGTGA
- the radC gene encoding DNA repair protein RadC: MKELPYSEQPYELLEAKGEESLTDAQLLAIVLKTGSNGERAVDLATRLLASVPAQGREPLTALCHQSLRKLQQYKGIGRVKAIQIRALAELSRRLSKQRALERIILDTPKSIADLYMEEMRYLTQEVIKAIYFNSKMELLGDQNLSVGTMTRSLLSPRSIFLAAWEQGAYAFVLLHNHPSGNPLPSLNDIVLTDRLRQASKLLEIPMIDHIILGDGRYYSFKEHENTQREEQ, from the coding sequence ATGAAGGAGCTGCCGTATTCAGAACAGCCATATGAGCTTTTAGAAGCTAAAGGCGAAGAATCCCTTACGGATGCACAGCTTTTAGCCATTGTATTAAAAACTGGTTCAAATGGTGAAAGGGCTGTGGATCTTGCAACGCGATTGCTTGCTTCTGTGCCGGCGCAGGGAAGAGAACCTTTGACAGCTCTTTGTCATCAATCACTGCGAAAACTACAGCAGTATAAAGGAATCGGACGGGTTAAAGCCATCCAAATCCGTGCTTTAGCAGAGCTTTCCAGACGGTTAAGTAAGCAGAGGGCATTAGAGAGAATCATTTTGGATACTCCCAAGTCAATCGCTGATTTATATATGGAAGAAATGCGCTATCTAACGCAGGAAGTCATCAAAGCGATATATTTTAACTCCAAAATGGAGCTGTTGGGAGATCAAAATCTTTCAGTGGGAACTATGACGCGATCCCTTCTAAGTCCAAGAAGCATTTTTTTAGCGGCTTGGGAGCAAGGCGCTTATGCATTTGTTTTGCTCCATAATCATCCAAGCGGCAATCCGCTTCCTAGTTTAAATGATATTGTTTTAACGGATCGTCTTAGACAAGCGTCAAAATTATTAGAAATTCCAATGATTGATCATATCATTTTGGGAGATGGACGGTATTATTCTTTTAAAGAACACGAAAATACACAAAGAGAAGAGCAATAG
- a CDS encoding TIGR03960 family B12-binding radical SAM protein has protein sequence MLRVTLPDSLLLSVQKPARYIGGEVNTIHKDLAQIDTHFCFCFPDVYDVGMCHLGLQVLYHELNRYEGVYCERCFAPWPDMEKAMRTQQIPLYSLETYTPLKEFDFVGFTLQYEMSYTNILNMLDMAGIPLYSKERGDEDPLVIAGGPNAYNPEPLADFIDLYYMGEGEVEYEHLFNAYSAHKKSGGSRREFLKIAAQIPGMYVPSFYDVIYEDKPAAGCDHMPRIAAIRPNCPEAPKKVTKVLVSSMDELSYPTKPIIPYLQIVHDRAVMEIFRGCIHGCRFCQAGMIYRPVRLRSREKIMQWADETLKATGYDEISLTSLSSNDYPGLYDLLREIHERYPHINVSLPSLRVDAFSLKLMEELAQGKKSGLTFAAEAGTQRLRDVINKGITEEEILTGVKLAFEGKWDRVKLYFMLGLPTETEEDIQGIANLAGKIVSEWHAIPKENRSRDLRVTVSTSFFVPKPFTPFQWCAQTDYESYMDKQHFLNSQIYNKKIQYNCHDAFLSTLEGLLARGDRRTGSLIYHAWKNGCKFDSWSDLFDEAAWRTAIEESGVELSYYCYRERKEDEVFPWDHIDVGVNKKFLYREYQNGLKGVVTPNCRENCAGCGIRKISDTGVCYEENHQ, from the coding sequence ATTTTGCGGGTTACATTACCGGATTCCTTATTATTATCTGTTCAAAAGCCTGCTCGTTATATTGGCGGAGAAGTCAATACAATTCATAAAGATCTTGCTCAAATTGATACACATTTTTGTTTTTGCTTTCCAGATGTATATGATGTAGGTATGTGTCATCTGGGGCTGCAGGTATTATATCATGAACTCAACCGTTATGAAGGCGTATATTGCGAACGCTGTTTTGCTCCTTGGCCTGATATGGAAAAAGCAATGCGTACGCAGCAGATTCCACTTTATTCTTTAGAGACATATACGCCTCTAAAGGAATTTGATTTTGTTGGATTTACGCTCCAATATGAAATGTCCTATACCAATATTTTAAATATGCTCGATATGGCTGGTATTCCTCTTTATAGCAAGGAGAGGGGAGATGAGGATCCTCTTGTCATTGCCGGAGGACCGAACGCCTATAATCCAGAACCCTTAGCCGATTTTATTGATTTGTATTATATGGGAGAAGGAGAGGTCGAGTACGAGCATCTTTTTAATGCTTATTCTGCTCATAAAAAAAGCGGTGGCAGCCGAAGAGAGTTTTTAAAAATAGCGGCACAGATTCCAGGGATGTACGTACCCTCATTTTATGATGTCATTTATGAAGATAAACCTGCAGCAGGGTGCGATCATATGCCCAGAATCGCAGCGATTCGGCCCAATTGTCCGGAAGCACCGAAAAAGGTCACCAAGGTTCTCGTATCTTCAATGGACGAGCTATCTTATCCAACCAAACCTATTATTCCCTATCTTCAAATTGTACATGATAGAGCTGTTATGGAGATTTTCAGAGGCTGCATCCACGGATGCCGTTTTTGTCAGGCCGGCATGATTTATCGCCCTGTACGGCTGCGCAGCCGTGAAAAAATCATGCAGTGGGCTGATGAAACGTTAAAGGCTACCGGATATGATGAAATTTCACTCACTTCACTCAGTTCCAACGATTATCCGGGATTATATGATCTGTTAAGGGAAATTCATGAGCGCTATCCTCATATCAACGTCTCGCTTCCTTCTTTACGCGTAGATGCTTTTTCGCTCAAATTGATGGAAGAATTGGCACAAGGCAAAAAAAGCGGTCTGACTTTTGCGGCGGAAGCCGGCACCCAAAGACTGAGAGATGTGATCAATAAGGGGATTACGGAAGAAGAGATCTTAACTGGCGTTAAACTGGCCTTTGAAGGAAAATGGGATCGTGTTAAACTTTATTTTATGCTGGGACTCCCCACCGAAACGGAAGAGGATATTCAGGGGATCGCTAATTTGGCCGGTAAAATCGTTTCAGAATGGCATGCCATTCCCAAGGAAAACCGTTCGCGTGATCTGCGTGTCACAGTAAGCACCTCATTCTTCGTGCCCAAGCCTTTTACTCCGTTTCAGTGGTGTGCTCAAACAGATTATGAATCCTATATGGATAAACAGCATTTCTTAAATAGCCAAATCTACAATAAAAAAATCCAGTATAACTGTCATGACGCTTTCTTAAGCACATTAGAGGGGCTATTAGCACGAGGCGATCGCAGAACGGGCTCGCTGATTTATCATGCCTGGAAAAATGGATGCAAATTTGACAGTTGGTCTGATTTATTTGATGAAGCAGCTTGGCGTACAGCAATTGAAGAAAGCGGCGTAGAGCTTTCTTATTATTGTTACCGCGAGCGGAAAGAGGACGAAGTATTTCCTTGGGACCATATCGATGTGGGCGTAAATAAAAAATTCCTGTACCGAGAATATCAGAATGGCCTAAAGGGTGTAGTAACGCCTAATTGCCGTGAAAACTGCGCAGGCTGCGGAATACGAAAGATTTCTGATACTGGCGTATGTTATGAGGAGAATCACCAATGA
- the mreC gene encoding rod shape-determining protein MreC, whose translation MQEEKKKKKKKLPTKWKLIIGISFCGVLLLATWLLGQRFEAVRSTLNTVAEPIQKGYLAAESWVMDILQDMQTKKNLEDENVRLKEELERVQNENLRLQSDARRVQELEELYALDTYYKDYPKTGAQIVGLSPNNWYESFIIDKGSEDGIEKYMPILADNGLAGHVSEVYGHYAKIVSVVNKDSYIYGQINRKGGDLVAVQGARGYSSPDTGAVDEDLCMIQFVTNDIDITIGDEIVTSSLGDIYPPGLRIGTVIEIKPLGTGYESLAYVKPVVNLDQLDTVLVITEIWKQDMHKEIAGDGNS comes from the coding sequence ATGCAGGAAGAAAAAAAGAAAAAGAAAAAAAAATTACCTACTAAATGGAAACTAATAATAGGAATAAGCTTTTGTGGTGTCTTATTGCTTGCTACCTGGTTACTAGGACAGCGTTTTGAAGCAGTACGCAGTACTCTTAATACGGTTGCAGAGCCGATTCAAAAAGGATATTTAGCAGCAGAAAGCTGGGTTATGGATATTCTTCAAGATATGCAGACCAAGAAAAATTTAGAAGACGAAAATGTACGTCTCAAAGAAGAATTAGAGCGGGTGCAAAATGAAAATTTGCGCCTGCAAAGTGATGCTCGGCGTGTACAGGAATTAGAAGAGTTATATGCACTAGATACCTATTATAAAGATTATCCTAAAACAGGTGCCCAAATTGTTGGACTTTCTCCAAACAATTGGTATGAGTCTTTTATCATTGATAAGGGAAGCGAAGATGGAATAGAAAAGTACATGCCGATTTTAGCTGATAATGGCTTAGCTGGGCATGTAAGTGAAGTTTATGGGCACTATGCAAAAATTGTATCAGTAGTCAATAAAGACAGTTATATTTATGGACAAATCAATCGTAAAGGCGGTGATTTGGTCGCTGTTCAGGGAGCACGAGGGTATAGTTCTCCTGATACAGGAGCGGTTGATGAAGACTTGTGTATGATTCAATTTGTAACGAATGATATTGACATTACAATCGGAGATGAAATTGTAACCTCCTCATTAGGAGATATATATCCCCCAGGACTTAGAATTGGTACTGTAATTGAAATTAAACCTTTGGGCACCGGATATGAAAGTCTGGCGTATGTAAAACCTGTTGTTAATTTGGATCAGCTTGATACAGTTTTGGTAATTACAGAAATTTGGAAACAAGATATGCACAAAGAAATTGCAGGAGATGGTAATTCATGA
- a CDS encoding RnfABCDGE type electron transport complex subunit G — protein MKKNAILKMGFVLLFVCAAAGLLLGIVYESTKDLIADKKESVNQAAYQKVLPDAGTLTSVEVAQEWEEEILEVYSSEKGYAIKVLTKGYAGDDLEMAVGIDLNGAVTGVKVISHAETPGLGAKAAEDEFLEQYKEKTTAADLSVTKTGAASDTEIDAITGATKTSNGVTAGVNMAFAYYNEYLKGEK, from the coding sequence ATGAAAAAAAATGCAATTTTAAAAATGGGATTTGTTCTCCTATTTGTTTGTGCAGCAGCGGGGCTTTTGCTGGGCATCGTCTATGAATCTACAAAGGATTTAATTGCCGATAAAAAAGAATCTGTGAATCAGGCTGCTTATCAGAAGGTGCTGCCGGATGCAGGGACGCTTACCTCTGTAGAGGTCGCACAAGAATGGGAAGAAGAGATCCTAGAGGTGTATAGCTCAGAAAAAGGATATGCCATTAAGGTTCTGACTAAAGGATATGCCGGAGATGATTTGGAAATGGCCGTTGGTATCGATCTAAACGGAGCGGTAACAGGCGTGAAGGTTATTAGTCATGCAGAAACGCCGGGCCTTGGTGCTAAAGCGGCAGAAGATGAATTTTTAGAGCAATATAAAGAAAAAACAACGGCTGCTGATTTGAGTGTTACCAAAACAGGAGCGGCTTCTGACACAGAAATTGATGCTATTACAGGGGCAACCAAAACCTCGAATGGTGTAACGGCTGGGGTCAACATGGCCTTTGCCTATTATAATGAATATTTGAAGGGAGAGAAGTAG
- the mreD gene encoding rod shape-determining protein MreD, translating into MSMLIIGIIGFLNLLGEATWVRQLAIAHITPNLSLLLIVFWGILQGSQRGRRLGIWIGLLQDFLFCKVLGVYGLIYYMIGHISGYFNKDFHQGHFILPLVIVAGADFLYGLIQYFIYCFFTGDLHLGFYMLHRILPELCYTVLISVPIYPMIRLLSQGTKKIDHWIQNGKDRKA; encoded by the coding sequence ATGAGCATGCTCATTATAGGGATAATCGGTTTTCTTAATCTATTAGGAGAAGCCACATGGGTGAGACAGCTGGCTATTGCTCATATTACGCCTAATTTATCCTTACTGCTGATTGTCTTTTGGGGAATTCTACAGGGAAGTCAACGGGGGAGAAGGCTAGGAATTTGGATTGGATTACTACAGGATTTCCTTTTTTGTAAGGTTCTTGGTGTATATGGTTTAATATACTATATGATAGGTCATATAAGTGGATATTTTAATAAAGATTTTCATCAGGGACATTTCATATTGCCGTTAGTGATTGTGGCAGGAGCTGATTTTTTATATGGTTTAATTCAATATTTTATTTACTGTTTTTTTACCGGCGACTTGCATTTAGGTTTCTATATGCTGCATAGGATCTTGCCGGAATTATGTTATACCGTTTTAATCAGCGTACCCATTTATCCTATGATACGACTGTTAAGTCAAGGGACTAAAAAAATAGATCATTGGATACAAAACGGAAAGGATAGAAAAGCTTGA